The Enhydrobacter sp. sequence CCGCAGCCCGTGGCCAAACTAGGGTGAGCAGGAGGTCCACCGGTGTGTTGTCGGGTGCATCAAAATCGACGGCTTCCTTCAGTAGAGCAAACGAAGCGACCGGATGTACCAAATCGTCCAGTATCGCATGGGGAACAGCTACACCATTCCCTAAAGCGGTTGAGCTCGATCGCTCGCGATCAAGAAGACCGGCACGGATATGCGCCTCATCCATGTCGGCCCGCTTCGCAAGCCGAGCAGCTATTTTTGATAAAGCCGATTTCTTTCCCCCGGCAGGGAGACGAAACACAATGTCCTCTTCTAGAAGCAGCTCTGTAACCTCCACAGTTAACCTCTCAGATCGAGACTGCCAGACGCCGCTCGGGCCGCAGTCAAGCATCGTCCTGATGCTACAGTACGCCAATGGTGGCAGTGGATTGGAGAATGTGGCTACCCCGGACGCGAGGCTAAGTCTTCGGACGCGCCCGGGCTAAAATCCTGC is a genomic window containing:
- a CDS encoding PTS sugar transporter subunit IIA — translated: MLDCGPSGVWQSRSERLTVEVTELLLEEDIVFRLPAGGKKSALSKIAARLAKRADMDEAHIRAGLLDRERSSSTALGNGVAVPHAILDDLVHPVASFALLKEAVDFDAPDNTPVDLLLTLVWPRAAVREFLPTLASACRLLRRRVLRDMLRQARTPTEMFAILRFRLETVESEIGYHPEGIGTSRPSGEI